Proteins encoded within one genomic window of Haloferax volcanii DS2:
- a CDS encoding TrmB family transcriptional regulator produces the protein MVEDEVVDSLMRIGLSDKESRAYVTILRNGATTIRVVSEEADISKSYAYDIVGKLEERNLIEIDDHVQPTQLRAIPPAEGIDNLVSQLQTVESQLEDLFDSESYEQQKFSIIKSRRTILAQLNKLIDAAESELVLALPASVLPRVEDSLREARSRGVFCMLLVTEYDGTSSIDDATASIIQTWSAPAPVTLTVDRSDGIIASADAILNSNSDEYAIYHAEEHIVSSLFDSFIANYWPMGEQVHVGSKSQLPATFTSFRHAVFDATLHLMDGAVVTAEMDIRPTQSNAAFETTTGTIVAVKQSLVRPFSNDFPTQESFVVETPDDTFTVGGSKAFLEDFEARRVVFRSVSDAKQG, from the coding sequence ATGGTTGAAGACGAGGTGGTGGACAGCCTCATGAGAATTGGGCTCTCGGACAAGGAGTCGCGAGCATACGTGACGATACTCCGTAACGGGGCGACGACAATCCGAGTCGTCTCTGAAGAGGCTGACATCTCTAAGAGTTACGCGTACGATATCGTCGGAAAACTCGAAGAGCGCAACCTCATCGAAATCGACGATCACGTCCAACCGACGCAGTTGCGAGCGATTCCGCCCGCAGAGGGCATTGACAACCTCGTGTCCCAACTACAGACCGTCGAGTCCCAGTTAGAGGATCTGTTTGACTCCGAGAGCTACGAACAGCAGAAGTTCAGTATCATCAAATCTCGACGGACGATACTCGCTCAGCTCAACAAGCTGATCGACGCCGCTGAATCGGAACTCGTTCTCGCACTTCCCGCATCGGTGCTTCCTCGGGTCGAAGACTCGCTCAGAGAGGCGCGGAGTCGGGGAGTATTTTGTATGCTTCTCGTCACGGAGTATGACGGCACGAGTTCGATCGACGATGCGACCGCGAGTATCATTCAGACGTGGAGCGCCCCGGCACCGGTGACGCTTACTGTTGACCGGAGTGACGGTATCATCGCCTCGGCAGATGCGATACTGAATTCGAACTCCGATGAATATGCCATCTACCACGCTGAGGAGCACATCGTCTCTTCGTTGTTCGACTCGTTTATCGCGAACTACTGGCCGATGGGCGAGCAGGTGCATGTCGGGTCAAAAAGTCAACTGCCGGCGACGTTCACGAGTTTCCGCCACGCGGTGTTCGATGCGACGCTACATCTGATGGACGGAGCTGTCGTCACGGCCGAGATGGATATCCGTCCCACCCAGAGTAACGCGGCGTTCGAGACGACGACTGGGACGATCGTGGCGGTGAAACAGAGCCTCGTTCGGCCCTTCTCGAACGACTTCCCGACCCAGGAGTCGTTCGTCGTTGAGACACCTGACGACACGTTTACCGTCGGCGGCTCGAAGGCGTTTTTGGAGGATTTCGAGGCCCGGCGCGTCGTCTTTCGTTCGGTCAGCGACGCAAAACAGGGCTAG
- a CDS encoding ISH3 family transposase, which translates to MSKQPQQADDEIHEDQLLNFLVNSLDEEVALSLAENAELDAEDIYEVLVGACADGTSVSTLCERSEDAPHENSVLYHLRTKFDLETLEQVGNTLLQKDILNVLPQQVEVCADLHLRPYYGDEDDTDGLYHSQAKRGTTAFHAYATLYARVKNKRYTLAVRRLEDGDTASSVLAEFLGILDGLDLGVKAVYLDREFYDSKCLTLLQAHNHAYVMPIVRWGRTIKRELSEGWSRVIQHSLTAKLDGHSWTVEFPVYIDCTYQNGRYDEHGVARHGYAADAPFIDSPRDARYHYAKRFGIEASYRLSEQSIATTSTQNPVVRLLYVVVSLLLQNVWRYLHWEYVATPRRGGRRLWQWPFKEFINMIRRAAWTALATRRAVPANRPPDDRFHR; encoded by the coding sequence GTGTCCAAGCAACCACAGCAAGCAGACGATGAAATCCACGAGGACCAGCTCCTTAACTTCCTCGTCAACTCTCTTGACGAGGAAGTTGCTCTCTCACTCGCTGAAAACGCTGAACTCGATGCTGAAGACATCTACGAGGTCCTCGTCGGCGCCTGCGCCGACGGGACCTCGGTCTCAACGCTCTGTGAGAGAAGCGAAGATGCACCACACGAAAATTCGGTTCTCTACCATCTCCGCACCAAATTTGACCTTGAGACGCTCGAACAGGTTGGAAACACGCTCCTCCAGAAGGACATTCTCAACGTCCTTCCCCAGCAGGTGGAGGTCTGCGCAGACCTCCACCTGCGGCCCTACTACGGCGACGAAGACGATACAGACGGCCTGTATCACTCACAAGCGAAGCGTGGAACCACCGCGTTCCACGCGTACGCGACACTGTACGCACGCGTGAAGAACAAACGCTACACGCTGGCGGTGCGCCGTCTCGAAGACGGCGACACCGCCAGCAGTGTCCTCGCAGAGTTCCTCGGTATTCTCGACGGCCTTGACCTCGGTGTCAAGGCCGTCTATCTTGACCGCGAATTCTACGACAGCAAGTGTTTGACGCTGCTTCAGGCGCACAACCACGCGTACGTCATGCCGATCGTCCGCTGGGGACGGACGATCAAGCGAGAACTCTCAGAAGGATGGAGTCGCGTGATTCAGCACAGTCTGACAGCGAAACTCGACGGTCACAGCTGGACCGTCGAGTTTCCCGTCTACATCGACTGTACCTACCAAAACGGACGGTACGACGAACATGGGGTGGCGCGTCACGGCTACGCCGCTGACGCGCCGTTCATCGACTCACCACGGGACGCTCGATACCACTACGCGAAACGCTTCGGTATCGAGGCAAGCTATCGACTCTCCGAGCAAAGTATCGCGACGACCTCGACACAAAATCCGGTCGTACGGCTGCTGTACGTCGTGGTGAGCTTGCTGTTACAGAACGTGTGGCGGTATCTGCACTGGGAGTACGTGGCGACGCCCCGCCGAGGCGGGCGTCGCCTCTGGCAGTGGCCATTCAAGGAGTTCATCAACATGATCCGACGGGCAGCGTGGACGGCCCTCGCGACGCGTCGGGCCGTCCCCGCGAACCGGCCACCGGACGACCGGTTCCACCGGTAA
- a CDS encoding universal stress protein, with translation MYEHILVPTDGSDAAEYAVEQAVDLASKYGATVHALYVVDVDATSYSLGTEQVDRIRQGHLDDMPEVKDAADAATGYVAAAAAEHGLAVREHVVPGEPARAIRKFVEDNDIDLVVMGSHGRSGLSRVVLGSVTERVLRRTRLPVLVVDVHEKKAETEAEADA, from the coding sequence ATGTACGAACACATCCTCGTTCCGACTGACGGAAGCGACGCGGCGGAGTACGCCGTCGAACAGGCGGTCGACCTCGCCTCGAAGTACGGCGCGACGGTCCACGCGCTGTACGTCGTCGACGTCGACGCCACAAGCTACTCGCTGGGAACGGAGCAGGTCGACCGCATCCGGCAGGGCCACCTCGACGACATGCCCGAAGTGAAGGACGCGGCCGACGCGGCCACGGGCTACGTCGCCGCCGCCGCCGCCGAACACGGACTGGCCGTCCGCGAACACGTCGTCCCGGGCGAACCGGCGCGAGCCATCAGGAAGTTCGTCGAGGACAACGACATCGACCTCGTCGTGATGGGCTCGCACGGTCGCTCCGGTCTCTCCCGGGTCGTCCTCGGGAGCGTGACCGAACGCGTCCTCCGGCGGACGCGGCTCCCGGTGCTTGTCGTCGACGTCCACGAAAAGAAAGCGGAAACGGAAGCGGAAGCGGACGCGTAA